In Streptomyces qaidamensis, one DNA window encodes the following:
- a CDS encoding M1 family metallopeptidase, protein MRYRTRVTAPAVALLGTAAALTTGIPAQAAGRTGAGPGPETLGDPVYPALGNDGYRVSAYHLDFAYDDTTKLVEATATLTIRTTQALSRFSLDALGLDIRSVRVDGRTAAFEQVAEKLRVTPARKLAAKARVTVCVAYGADPRRIPPPAGGWVATPDGFAVCCQPNLAHTVFPCNDHPSDKADFTFRLTVPAGLRGVASGRLVRTEQLEGDRTAYTYRSRSPIATEVVQITVGDYVIKDRQGPHGLPLRDVVPVARAAALEPALALTPALVSWVEQRLGAYPFETYGLLPCNNDAPDAFDFTGLETQTLTIYKPNYLLQEESKIGSHMMHELVHSYFGNSVSPATWADLWLNEGHADFYGLLYRYERGWPDSKGMTTMEARMKDTYALGDQWRQTSGPVAAPNAANLFDGQRYLGGVLVLYALRQQIGEAAFNAVERAFLARHRDSSASTEDYIAVASEVSGQDLTGFLRDWLYGTKTPRMPGHPDWTVTPAKASLSAPRDRRDSHHHENSATL, encoded by the coding sequence ATGAGATATCGCACCAGAGTGACGGCCCCGGCGGTTGCCCTTCTCGGCACGGCGGCGGCACTGACCACGGGGATCCCGGCCCAGGCCGCCGGCAGGACCGGCGCCGGCCCGGGCCCCGAGACCCTCGGCGACCCCGTCTACCCCGCCCTCGGCAATGACGGATACCGGGTCTCGGCGTACCACCTCGACTTCGCGTACGACGACACGACCAAGCTCGTCGAGGCCACCGCGACCCTGACCATCCGCACCACCCAGGCCCTGAGCCGCTTCTCCCTGGACGCGCTCGGCCTGGACATCCGCTCCGTCCGGGTCGACGGTCGCACCGCCGCCTTCGAGCAGGTGGCCGAGAAGCTGCGGGTCACCCCCGCGCGCAAGCTCGCGGCGAAGGCCCGGGTCACCGTGTGCGTGGCCTACGGCGCCGACCCGCGCCGGATCCCGCCGCCCGCCGGCGGCTGGGTGGCCACCCCGGACGGATTCGCGGTGTGCTGCCAGCCGAACCTGGCGCACACCGTCTTCCCCTGCAACGACCACCCCTCCGACAAGGCCGATTTCACCTTCCGCCTCACCGTTCCCGCCGGACTGCGGGGCGTCGCGAGCGGCCGGCTGGTGCGCACCGAACAGCTGGAGGGCGACCGGACCGCGTACACGTACCGCTCCCGCTCGCCGATCGCCACCGAAGTGGTGCAGATCACCGTCGGCGACTATGTGATCAAGGACCGGCAGGGCCCGCACGGCCTGCCGCTGCGGGACGTCGTCCCCGTCGCCCGGGCCGCCGCCCTGGAGCCCGCCCTGGCGCTCACCCCGGCGCTGGTGTCCTGGGTCGAGCAGCGGCTCGGCGCGTACCCCTTCGAGACGTACGGCCTGCTGCCCTGCAACAACGACGCCCCGGACGCCTTCGACTTCACGGGCCTTGAGACCCAGACCCTCACGATCTACAAGCCGAACTACCTCCTCCAGGAGGAGAGCAAGATCGGCTCGCACATGATGCACGAGCTGGTCCACTCCTACTTCGGCAACAGCGTCAGCCCCGCCACCTGGGCCGATCTGTGGCTGAACGAGGGCCACGCCGACTTCTACGGCCTGCTGTACCGCTACGAGCGCGGCTGGCCCGACTCCAAGGGCATGACCACCATGGAAGCCCGGATGAAGGACACCTACGCCCTCGGCGACCAGTGGCGCCAGACCTCCGGGCCGGTCGCCGCACCCAACGCGGCCAACCTGTTCGACGGTCAGCGCTACCTCGGCGGCGTCCTCGTCCTCTACGCGCTGCGGCAGCAGATCGGCGAGGCCGCCTTCAACGCCGTCGAGCGCGCCTTCCTCGCGCGCCACCGCGACTCCTCGGCCTCCACCGAGGACTACATCGCCGTCGCCTCGGAAGTCTCCGGCCAGGACCTGACCGGTTTCCTGCGGGACTGGCTGTACGGCACGAAGACGCCCCGGATGCCGGGCCACCCGGACTGGACCGTGACGCCGGCGAAGGCGTCCCTCTCGGCACCGCGCGACCGGAGGGACAGCCACCACCACGAGAACTCCGCGACGCTGTAG
- a CDS encoding ABC transporter ATP-binding protein, with amino-acid sequence METTAWTQLHSVMNAERERRPFALATLRRIGGFARPHRRRIALFVLLGVGTALLAVATPVLAGSVVDTIVSHGDEGTVVRLALLIALIAVAEAALGILGRRLSATLGEHLILDLRTAVFDHVQRMPVAFFTRTRTGALVSRLNNDVIGAQRAFSNTLSGVVSNLVTLLLTLAVMLTLSWQITLLALVLLPVFVIPARRMGSRMARMQREAATLNAAMGTRMTERFSAPGATLVKLFGRPEEESEEFAERARRVADIGIRTATAQAAFITALTLVSALALALVYGLGGWFALRGALEPGAVVSLALLLTRLYAPLTALAGARVEVMSALVSFERVFEVLDLRPLIEEKPDARPVPDGPVAVEFDRVRFGYPAADKVSLASLEEVATLDGRGGDEVLHGLSFRAEPGQTVALVGSSGAGKSTIAQLMPRLYDTGEGAVRIGGVDVRDLTAGSLRQTIGMVTQDGHLFHDTVRANLLLARPEATEDELWEALRRARLDDLVRSLPDDLDTVVGERGYRLSGGERQRMTIARLLLARQRVVILDEATAHLDNTSEAAVQEALTEALEGRTAVVIAHRLSTVRAADQILVVEAGRIVERGTHEELLAAGQRYAELYRTQFAGPADRTRGAAVEEAA; translated from the coding sequence ATGGAGACCACAGCGTGGACACAGCTGCACAGCGTCATGAACGCCGAACGGGAGCGCCGCCCCTTCGCCCTGGCGACCCTGCGCCGCATCGGCGGGTTCGCCCGCCCCCACCGGCGCCGTATCGCCCTTTTCGTCCTGCTCGGTGTCGGCACCGCCCTGCTGGCCGTGGCGACTCCCGTGCTGGCCGGGTCGGTCGTGGACACGATCGTGTCGCACGGCGACGAAGGCACCGTCGTACGTCTCGCCCTGCTCATCGCGCTGATCGCGGTGGCGGAGGCGGCGCTGGGCATCCTCGGCCGCAGGCTGTCGGCGACGCTCGGAGAGCATCTCATCCTCGATCTGCGGACCGCCGTCTTCGACCATGTGCAGCGCATGCCGGTCGCGTTCTTCACACGCACTCGTACGGGCGCCCTGGTCTCCCGGCTCAACAACGACGTCATCGGAGCCCAGCGCGCGTTCAGCAACACCCTCTCCGGAGTGGTCAGCAACCTCGTCACCCTGCTGCTCACGCTCGCGGTGATGCTCACGCTGTCCTGGCAGATCACCCTGCTGGCGCTGGTACTGCTGCCGGTGTTCGTGATCCCGGCCCGGCGCATGGGCAGCCGGATGGCCCGGATGCAGCGCGAGGCGGCGACGCTGAACGCGGCGATGGGCACCCGCATGACCGAGCGGTTCTCCGCCCCCGGGGCCACGCTGGTCAAGCTCTTCGGCCGGCCGGAGGAGGAATCGGAGGAGTTCGCCGAGCGGGCCCGCCGGGTCGCGGACATCGGGATCCGCACGGCGACCGCCCAGGCGGCCTTCATCACCGCCCTCACCCTCGTCTCGGCCCTCGCCCTGGCCCTGGTCTACGGCCTCGGCGGCTGGTTCGCCCTGCGCGGCGCCCTGGAACCGGGCGCGGTCGTGTCGCTCGCGCTGCTCCTGACCCGGCTCTACGCGCCGCTGACGGCGCTCGCGGGAGCGCGCGTCGAGGTGATGAGCGCGCTGGTCAGCTTCGAGCGGGTCTTCGAGGTGCTGGACCTCAGGCCGCTCATCGAGGAGAAGCCGGACGCGCGCCCGGTGCCCGACGGGCCCGTGGCGGTCGAGTTCGACCGGGTCCGCTTCGGCTACCCGGCCGCCGACAAGGTCTCCCTGGCCTCCCTCGAGGAGGTCGCGACCCTGGACGGGCGAGGCGGCGACGAGGTCCTGCACGGCCTGTCCTTCCGCGCCGAACCCGGCCAGACCGTGGCGCTCGTCGGCTCCTCCGGCGCGGGCAAGTCGACCATCGCGCAGCTGATGCCCCGCCTGTACGACACCGGCGAAGGGGCCGTGCGCATCGGCGGCGTCGACGTCCGCGACCTCACGGCCGGGTCGCTGCGGCAGACCATCGGCATGGTCACTCAGGACGGCCACCTCTTCCACGACACCGTCCGCGCCAACCTCCTGCTCGCCCGCCCGGAGGCCACGGAGGACGAGCTGTGGGAGGCGCTGCGCCGGGCCCGTCTCGACGACCTCGTACGGTCCCTGCCCGACGACCTCGACACCGTGGTCGGCGAGCGCGGCTACCGCCTCTCCGGCGGCGAACGCCAGCGCATGACCATCGCCCGGCTGCTGCTGGCCCGCCAGCGCGTCGTCATCCTCGACGAGGCAACCGCCCACCTCGACAACACCTCGGAGGCCGCCGTCCAGGAAGCCCTCACCGAAGCCCTCGAAGGCCGCACCGCCGTCGTGATCGCCCACCGCCTGTCCACCGTCCGCGCGGCGGACCAGATCCTGGTCGTCGAGGCCGGCCGGATCGTGGAACGGGGCACGCACGAGGAACTCCTGGCGGCGGGGCAGCGGTACGCGGAGCTGTACCGCACCCAGTTCGCCGGGCCGGCCGACAGGACCCGGGGCGCGGCCGTCGAAGAGGCCGCGTAA
- a CDS encoding mechanosensitive ion channel family protein, which translates to MNRDLTVDDLLFAGIALASGLLAAFALRVLLRWLGGHADRTRWSGDDVIVHALRAVVPWAAVVGGVAGAAAVLPLTRTVQHTTNQVLTVLLIFVATVSAARVVAGLVRTVTQSRSGVAGSATIFVNITRILVLAIGFLVVLQTLGISIAPLLTALGVGGLAVALALQDTLANLFAGIHILASKTVQPGDYIKLSSGEEGYVEDINWRQTTIRNLSNNLIVLPNGQLAQANMTNFMRPEEQLTILVQVGVAYDSDLEHVERVTNEVIAETMTEVEGAVPDHEPIIRFHTFGDSRIGFTVILGVGEFSDQYRIKHEFIKRLHKRYRAEGIRIPAPARTVALQQGSVGIPQQRTGEIEPGGLSPARFD; encoded by the coding sequence GTGAACCGGGACCTCACCGTGGACGATCTGCTGTTCGCCGGCATCGCCCTCGCCTCGGGTCTGCTGGCGGCGTTCGCGCTGCGTGTCCTGCTGCGCTGGCTGGGCGGGCACGCCGACCGGACGCGCTGGAGCGGGGACGACGTCATCGTGCACGCGCTGCGGGCCGTGGTGCCCTGGGCGGCGGTCGTGGGCGGCGTGGCGGGCGCGGCGGCCGTGCTGCCGCTGACCCGCACCGTGCAGCACACCACCAACCAGGTGCTCACCGTGCTGCTCATCTTCGTGGCGACGGTGTCGGCGGCCCGGGTGGTGGCCGGACTGGTGCGCACGGTCACCCAGTCCCGCTCCGGGGTCGCCGGCTCGGCCACGATCTTCGTCAACATCACCCGGATCCTGGTCCTGGCGATCGGCTTCCTGGTGGTGCTCCAGACCCTGGGCATCTCCATAGCCCCGCTGCTCACCGCCCTGGGTGTCGGTGGTCTGGCGGTCGCGCTGGCGCTCCAGGACACCCTCGCCAACCTCTTCGCGGGCATCCACATCCTCGCCTCCAAGACCGTCCAGCCAGGTGACTACATCAAGCTCAGCAGCGGCGAGGAAGGCTACGTCGAGGACATCAACTGGCGGCAGACGACCATCCGCAATCTGTCCAACAACCTCATCGTGCTCCCCAACGGCCAGCTCGCGCAGGCGAACATGACCAACTTCATGCGCCCCGAGGAGCAGCTGACCATCCTGGTCCAGGTCGGGGTGGCCTACGACAGCGATCTGGAGCACGTGGAGCGGGTGACCAACGAGGTCATCGCCGAGACGATGACCGAGGTCGAGGGCGCGGTGCCCGACCACGAGCCGATCATCCGGTTCCACACCTTCGGCGACTCCCGGATCGGCTTCACCGTCATCCTTGGTGTCGGCGAGTTCAGCGACCAGTACCGGATCAAGCACGAGTTCATCAAGCGCCTGCACAAGCGCTACCGCGCGGAGGGCATCCGCATCCCCGCCCCGGCCCGGACGGTGGCGTTGCAGCAGGGTTCGGTCGGCATCCCGCAGCAGCGGACCGGCGAGATCGAACCGGGCGGGCTGAGCCCCGCCCGGTTCGACTGA
- a CDS encoding N-formylglutamate amidohydrolase — MTDVPPSFELLPGDRQSPVILHVPHSAREIPDDVRAGIVLDDGELARELDHLTDAHTAEIAEAAAGPAGVTPWRFVNRLSRLVVDPERFPDEREEMLAVGMGAVYTRTTHGRALRPDDVDATPLVERYFEPYARAMTRAVADRLEATGRAVIIDVHSYPSRRLPYELHGEGPRPPVCLGTDPFHTPPALLAAAREAFGETELDTPFGGTYVPLEFYGKQPEVSALMVEIRRDTYMTEPGGRPGPGLERLAAALAGLIDAVSG; from the coding sequence GTGACCGACGTCCCGCCCTCCTTCGAGCTGCTGCCCGGCGACCGGCAGTCGCCTGTGATCCTCCATGTTCCGCACTCCGCGCGGGAGATACCGGACGACGTACGGGCGGGCATCGTGCTGGACGACGGAGAGCTGGCGCGGGAGCTGGACCACCTCACGGACGCGCACACGGCGGAGATCGCCGAGGCGGCGGCCGGGCCGGCCGGCGTCACACCGTGGCGGTTCGTCAACCGGCTGTCGCGGCTGGTCGTCGATCCGGAGCGGTTTCCGGACGAGCGGGAGGAGATGCTCGCCGTCGGGATGGGAGCGGTCTACACGCGGACCACGCACGGCCGGGCGCTGCGGCCCGACGACGTCGACGCCACGCCCCTCGTCGAGCGGTACTTCGAGCCGTACGCGCGGGCGATGACGCGGGCCGTGGCGGACCGGCTGGAGGCCACCGGACGGGCCGTGATCATCGACGTGCACTCCTACCCGAGCCGGAGGCTGCCGTACGAACTGCACGGGGAGGGGCCGCGCCCGCCGGTCTGCCTCGGTACCGACCCCTTCCACACGCCTCCCGCGCTGCTCGCCGCGGCCCGGGAGGCGTTCGGGGAGACGGAGCTCGACACGCCGTTCGGCGGGACCTACGTCCCGTTGGAGTTCTACGGGAAGCAGCCCGAGGTGAGCGCGCTCATGGTGGAGATCCGCCGGGACACCTACATGACCGAGCCGGGCGGTCGCCCCGGGCCCGGCCTGGAGCGACTCGCCGCCGCGCTGGCGGGCCTCATCGACGCCGTGTCCGGCTGA
- a CDS encoding NADP-dependent isocitrate dehydrogenase, with protein sequence MTDSTIIYTHTDEAPALATYSFLPVVRAYASQAGVAVETRDISLAGRIIAVFPEYLTEDQRIPDALAELGELAKTPAANIIKLPNISASIPQLKAAVAELQGQGYALPDYPDDPKTDEEREIRARYDKIKGSAVNPVLREGNSDRRAPASVKNYAKSHPHRMGAWTAESKTNVATMGQNDFRSTEKSVVIAEDGALRIELVGDDGTTTVLRESVPVLAGEVVDASVMRVAALREFLTAQVAKAKAEGVLFSVHLKATMMKVSDPIVFGHVVRAFFPKTFAQYGDKLAAAGLTPNDGLGGIWKGLDSLPEGAEIKASFDAELAEGPELAMVDSDKGITNLHVPSDVIVDASMPAMIRTSGHMWGPDGQEHDTLAVLPDSSYAGVYQAVIDDCRANGAYDPSTMGSVPNVGLMAQKAEEYGSHDKTFEVPATGTVRLVDGNGTALIEQAVSAGDIFRACQTKDAPIRDWVKLAVTRARATGDPAVFWLDETRAHDANLIAKVNTYLAEHDTEGLDIRILNPVEATKLSVERIRRGENTISVTGNVLRDYLTDLFPILELGTSAKMLSVVPLMAGGGLFETGAGGSAPKHVQQLVKENYLRWDSLGEFFALVPSFEQLAKVAGNARAQVLADTLDRATATFLNEDKSPTRRVGGIDNRGSHFYLSLYWAQELAGQSDDADLAKAFAPLAETLAANEQKIVDELSAVQGKPVDIGGYYQPDPAKAAEAMRPSTTWNEALASLS encoded by the coding sequence GTGACTGACTCGACCATCATCTATACGCACACTGACGAGGCCCCCGCCCTGGCGACGTATTCCTTCCTGCCGGTGGTCCGGGCGTACGCGTCGCAGGCCGGTGTCGCCGTGGAGACCCGCGACATCTCGCTGGCCGGGCGCATCATCGCCGTGTTCCCGGAGTACCTGACCGAGGACCAGCGCATCCCGGACGCCCTCGCGGAGCTCGGTGAGCTGGCCAAGACGCCCGCCGCCAACATCATCAAGCTGCCGAACATCTCGGCGTCCATCCCGCAGCTCAAGGCGGCCGTCGCCGAGCTGCAGGGCCAGGGCTACGCCCTGCCGGACTACCCGGACGACCCGAAGACCGACGAAGAGCGCGAGATCCGCGCCCGCTACGACAAGATCAAGGGCTCCGCCGTGAACCCGGTCCTGCGTGAGGGCAACTCCGACCGGCGTGCCCCGGCCTCGGTCAAGAACTACGCCAAGTCCCACCCGCACCGCATGGGCGCCTGGACCGCCGAGTCCAAGACCAACGTGGCGACCATGGGGCAGAACGACTTCCGCTCCACCGAGAAGTCCGTCGTGATCGCCGAGGACGGCGCCCTGCGCATCGAGCTCGTCGGCGACGACGGCACCACCACGGTGCTGCGCGAGTCCGTACCCGTGCTCGCCGGTGAGGTCGTCGACGCCTCCGTGATGCGCGTCGCCGCGCTGCGCGAGTTCCTGACCGCGCAGGTCGCCAAGGCCAAGGCCGAGGGCGTGCTGTTCTCGGTGCACCTGAAGGCGACGATGATGAAGGTCTCCGACCCGATCGTCTTCGGCCACGTGGTGCGCGCCTTCTTCCCGAAGACGTTCGCGCAGTACGGCGACAAGCTCGCCGCGGCCGGCCTCACCCCGAACGACGGTCTGGGCGGCATCTGGAAGGGCCTCGACTCGCTGCCGGAGGGTGCCGAGATCAAGGCCTCCTTCGACGCCGAGCTCGCCGAGGGCCCGGAGCTGGCGATGGTCGACTCCGACAAGGGCATCACGAACCTGCACGTCCCGTCGGACGTCATCGTCGACGCCTCCATGCCGGCCATGATCCGCACCTCGGGCCACATGTGGGGCCCCGACGGCCAGGAGCACGACACCCTCGCGGTCCTGCCGGACTCGTCCTACGCGGGCGTCTACCAGGCCGTGATCGACGACTGCCGGGCCAACGGCGCCTACGACCCGTCCACCATGGGCTCGGTGCCGAACGTCGGTCTGATGGCGCAGAAGGCCGAGGAGTACGGCAGCCACGACAAGACCTTCGAGGTCCCCGCCACGGGCACCGTCCGCCTGGTCGACGGCAACGGCACCGCGCTCATCGAGCAGGCCGTCTCGGCCGGCGACATCTTCCGCGCCTGCCAGACCAAGGACGCCCCGATCCGGGACTGGGTCAAGCTGGCCGTCACCCGCGCCCGTGCCACCGGCGACCCGGCGGTGTTCTGGCTGGACGAGACCCGCGCGCACGACGCCAACCTGATCGCCAAGGTCAACACCTACCTCGCCGAACACGACACCGAGGGCCTGGACATCCGGATCCTCAACCCGGTCGAGGCGACGAAGCTGTCGGTGGAGCGCATCCGCCGCGGCGAGAACACGATCTCGGTCACCGGCAACGTCCTGCGTGACTACCTGACCGACCTCTTCCCGATCCTGGAGCTGGGCACCAGCGCCAAGATGCTGTCGGTCGTCCCGCTGATGGCGGGCGGCGGCCTGTTCGAGACGGGTGCGGGCGGCTCGGCGCCGAAGCACGTGCAGCAGCTGGTCAAGGAGAACTACCTGCGCTGGGACTCCCTGGGTGAGTTCTTCGCCCTGGTGCCGTCCTTCGAGCAGCTCGCGAAGGTGGCGGGCAACGCCCGCGCCCAGGTCCTGGCCGACACCCTCGACCGCGCCACGGCGACCTTCCTCAACGAGGACAAGTCCCCGACCCGGCGCGTCGGCGGCATCGACAACCGCGGCAGCCACTTCTACCTGTCCCTGTACTGGGCGCAGGAGCTGGCCGGGCAGAGCGACGACGCGGACCTGGCCAAGGCCTTCGCCCCGCTCGCCGAGACGCTCGCCGCGAACGAGCAGAAGATCGTCGACGAGCTGAGCGCCGTGCAGGGCAAGCCGGTCGACATCGGCGGCTACTACCAGCCCGACCCTGCGAAGGCCGCGGAGGCCATGCGCCCGTCCACCACGTGGAACGAGGCCCTGGCCTCCCTGAGCTGA
- a CDS encoding ABC transporter substrate-binding protein: protein MPRWRQILYALLGLTVLAAAVVYGRSAAQRPDTCADGVERIDDECIGVSGEGYDFGTREIRAVAQAIKKENDRIAQQPHVTVAMMLPLQSDQPTLRRQMRSDLQGAYLGQRQANAGEGELPRIRLVLANPGRNYGRQNEVVDTLIGMAGSSKDRLRAVTGFNLSLDATEKAVERLTKHGIPVLASRISGDRIANEDGTDGAAKQRFPGLARIIPTNNGAAKALADFNGERGRQDARTVMVFDTRQDAYDESLADAFRGIEEAGPAGPAAMPFESPGIYEAGSTGNQFTQIANNICDSPADTVYFAGRTLHLRIFALKLAQQPCGDRHYTIISGSDAASLRQGMSAKDWAQLRGTGGEPKVTVQYAAPAHPAAWSTELKAWRKRWDASRDREPTADELPQYLTEPKAALDSLNKLIEATLHEGTDLGSVPNLEDSRTMLVYDGLLTIGTALHEVQGDDAEQVPGLKDVGTEWSKLQSRHRVKGTSGLICLTSGGNPYDKPVAVVELDPGREGRGTLKFVGIGWPTGREQPKNCVIPSRTP from the coding sequence ATGCCCAGGTGGCGGCAGATCCTCTACGCGCTGCTCGGCCTGACGGTGCTCGCGGCCGCCGTCGTGTACGGCAGATCCGCCGCGCAGAGACCCGACACCTGCGCCGACGGCGTCGAGCGGATCGACGACGAGTGCATCGGTGTCAGCGGCGAGGGATACGACTTCGGCACACGCGAGATCAGGGCCGTGGCCCAGGCCATCAAGAAGGAGAACGATCGGATCGCCCAGCAGCCCCATGTCACCGTGGCGATGATGCTGCCGCTCCAGTCGGACCAGCCGACACTGCGCCGGCAGATGCGCAGCGACCTCCAGGGCGCGTACCTGGGGCAGCGGCAGGCCAATGCGGGTGAGGGCGAACTGCCCAGGATCCGGTTGGTTCTGGCCAATCCAGGACGGAACTACGGGCGGCAGAACGAGGTCGTGGACACCCTGATCGGCATGGCAGGCTCGTCGAAGGACCGGCTGCGGGCCGTCACGGGCTTCAACCTCAGCCTTGACGCCACGGAGAAGGCCGTCGAACGCCTGACGAAGCACGGGATCCCGGTGCTCGCCTCCCGGATCAGCGGCGACCGGATCGCGAACGAGGACGGCACGGACGGCGCGGCGAAACAGCGATTCCCCGGTCTGGCCCGGATCATCCCCACCAACAACGGCGCGGCCAAGGCTTTGGCCGACTTCAACGGTGAACGCGGGCGGCAGGACGCCCGAACGGTCATGGTCTTCGACACCCGCCAGGACGCCTACGACGAGTCGCTGGCGGACGCGTTCCGGGGCATCGAGGAGGCCGGCCCGGCCGGGCCAGCCGCGATGCCCTTCGAGTCCCCGGGGATCTACGAGGCGGGTTCGACCGGCAATCAGTTCACCCAGATCGCCAACAACATCTGTGACTCGCCGGCCGACACCGTCTACTTCGCGGGCCGCACCCTGCACTTGCGGATATTCGCGCTCAAGCTCGCCCAGCAACCCTGCGGGGACCGGCACTACACGATCATCAGCGGATCGGACGCCGCCTCGCTGCGGCAGGGCATGTCGGCGAAGGACTGGGCGCAGCTGCGCGGCACGGGCGGCGAACCGAAGGTGACGGTGCAGTACGCCGCTCCGGCGCACCCGGCCGCCTGGAGCACCGAGTTGAAGGCATGGAGGAAGAGGTGGGACGCGAGCCGCGACCGCGAGCCCACCGCCGACGAGCTCCCTCAGTACCTCACCGAACCCAAAGCGGCCCTGGACAGCCTGAACAAGCTGATCGAGGCCACCCTCCACGAGGGGACCGATCTCGGCTCCGTCCCGAACCTCGAGGACTCCCGGACGATGCTCGTCTACGACGGTCTCCTCACCATCGGCACCGCCCTGCACGAGGTGCAGGGCGACGACGCCGAGCAGGTACCCGGCCTGAAGGATGTCGGCACGGAGTGGTCCAAGCTCCAGTCCCGGCACCGGGTGAAGGGAACGAGCGGTCTGATCTGCCTCACCAGCGGCGGAAATCCGTACGACAAGCCGGTCGCCGTGGTCGAACTGGACCCAGGGCGGGAGGGCCGCGGCACGCTGAAGTTCGTCGGCATCGGCTGGCCCACCGGCCGGGAACAGCCGAAGAACTGCGTGATTCCGAGCAGGACACCCTGA
- a CDS encoding DUF5713 family protein: MSIHPFLRALYEDGYYPDHVLDRGRAILLALCERVERERPAGLAALYALTQAATEEFNDLQAAFEAAGSEIETVAREEIAEDFGFVARAYGFPDADVEELIATREW, encoded by the coding sequence GTGAGCATCCATCCGTTTCTGCGGGCGCTCTACGAAGACGGCTACTACCCGGACCACGTCCTGGACCGAGGCCGCGCGATCCTGCTCGCCCTGTGCGAGCGCGTCGAACGGGAGCGCCCCGCCGGCCTCGCCGCGCTCTACGCGCTGACGCAGGCGGCCACGGAGGAGTTCAACGATCTCCAGGCCGCATTCGAGGCGGCGGGCAGTGAGATCGAGACGGTGGCCCGGGAGGAGATAGCCGAGGACTTCGGCTTCGTGGCGCGTGCGTACGGCTTCCCGGACGCGGACGTGGAGGAGCTGATCGCCACCCGGGAGTGGTGA
- a CDS encoding lysylphosphatidylglycerol synthase transmembrane domain-containing protein: MLPLLLVTVVAVQHRSVLAAGFAHLRTAEWPWLLAAAAATCLTWVAASCTRQGAVVERLPRRRLLATQFAAGAANHLLPTGLGASAVNLRFMTVCGLPLARSSAALALYLLAESIGRVALLGALLIAFPEALRLGTLVPETAFGPLLAGVAVVLVIAAAVLTLVRRLRSALVSFLRTALGEARSVHTRPARAMALWGGSFAFPALQASVLVLTGRALGLDIPPAHMAVAYLAATVAVALVPTPGGIGSVEAALVVALVAAGGPAAVATAVVLAFRVITVWLPLVPGALTLAALVRLKVI, from the coding sequence CTGCTCCCGCTCCTGCTCGTCACCGTCGTCGCGGTGCAGCACCGGTCGGTGCTGGCCGCGGGTTTCGCGCATCTGCGCACCGCCGAGTGGCCCTGGCTGCTGGCCGCGGCCGCAGCGACCTGTCTGACCTGGGTCGCCGCCTCCTGCACCCGGCAGGGCGCGGTGGTCGAACGGCTGCCCCGACGGCGGCTGCTGGCCACGCAGTTCGCGGCGGGAGCGGCCAACCATCTGCTGCCGACCGGTCTCGGCGCGAGCGCGGTCAACCTGCGGTTCATGACGGTGTGCGGGCTGCCGCTCGCCCGCTCCTCGGCCGCTCTCGCCCTGTACCTGCTGGCCGAGAGCATCGGCCGGGTGGCGTTGCTGGGTGCCCTGCTCATCGCGTTCCCCGAGGCGCTGCGGCTCGGCACGCTGGTGCCGGAGACTGCGTTCGGCCCTCTGCTGGCCGGCGTCGCGGTGGTGCTCGTGATCGCCGCGGCCGTGCTCACCCTCGTCCGACGGCTGCGCTCGGCCCTGGTGTCCTTCCTGCGGACGGCCCTCGGCGAGGCACGTTCGGTGCACACCCGCCCGGCCCGGGCGATGGCGCTGTGGGGCGGGTCGTTCGCCTTCCCTGCGCTGCAGGCGTCCGTGCTGGTGCTGACGGGGCGGGCGCTGGGGCTGGACATCCCGCCCGCGCACATGGCGGTGGCCTACCTGGCGGCGACGGTCGCCGTGGCGCTGGTGCCCACGCCGGGCGGGATCGGCTCGGTGGAGGCGGCGCTGGTCGTGGCGCTGGTGGCGGCGGGCGGCCCGGCCGCGGTGGCCACCGCCGTGGTCCTGGCCTTCCGGGTCATCACCGTCTGGCTGCCGCTGGTGCCGGGCGCGCTGACCCTGGCGGCGCTGGTGCGGCTGAAGGTGATCTGA